One Vibrio penaeicida DNA segment encodes these proteins:
- a CDS encoding dihydrodipicolinate synthase family protein, which yields MKKLTGLIAAPHTPFDLNSQVNLEVIDQIAELLIEQGVSGAYICGTTGEGVHCSVEERKLIAERWVEACRGKLDIIVHTGALSIVDTLDLTRHADTLDVLATSVIGPCFFKPANVDELVDYCAQVASAAPSKGFYYYHSGMSGVNVDLEQFLIEGSKRIPNLSGAKFNHSDLYDYQRCIRVADGKFDVPFGVDEFLPAGLAVGAVGAVGSTYNYAAPLYLKIIDAFHKGDHQEVARLMDAVIAIIRVLVEYGGVAAGKVAMQLHGIDVGNPRSPIRALTKAQKQDVLFKLRHAGFLDAV from the coding sequence ATGAAAAAATTAACCGGATTGATTGCTGCACCCCATACACCTTTCGACCTAAACAGTCAGGTGAATCTGGAGGTTATCGATCAAATTGCTGAACTGCTGATAGAGCAGGGTGTGTCTGGGGCATATATTTGCGGCACAACAGGAGAAGGGGTTCATTGTTCAGTCGAAGAACGCAAGCTAATTGCTGAGCGCTGGGTTGAGGCTTGCCGCGGCAAATTGGATATTATTGTCCACACTGGTGCGCTGAGCATCGTCGATACATTAGATCTAACTCGTCATGCCGACACGTTAGATGTACTCGCCACTTCTGTAATTGGTCCGTGTTTTTTCAAGCCAGCTAACGTTGATGAGTTGGTTGACTACTGCGCTCAAGTGGCGAGCGCTGCACCATCAAAAGGGTTTTATTATTACCATTCGGGAATGTCCGGCGTGAATGTCGACTTAGAGCAGTTTCTCATTGAAGGAAGCAAGCGAATTCCCAATCTATCCGGTGCAAAATTCAATCATTCCGATCTCTATGACTACCAGAGATGCATTCGCGTTGCGGATGGGAAGTTTGATGTGCCCTTTGGTGTGGATGAATTTTTACCGGCGGGGTTAGCAGTCGGTGCGGTTGGGGCGGTTGGCAGTACCTACAACTATGCGGCGCCGTTATACCTGAAGATCATTGACGCTTTCCACAAAGGCGATCACCAAGAGGTGGCTCGGTTAATGGATGCTGTGATTGCGATTATTCGTGTTCTGGTGGAATACGGGGGCGTAGCAGCAGGAAAAGTTGCTATGCAGCTGCACGGGATTGATGTTGGGAACCCGCGATCGCCGATTAGAGCGCTAACGAAAGCGCAGAAGCAAGATGTGCTATTCAAGCTTCGCCATGCTGGCTTTTTGGATGCGGTATGA
- a CDS encoding TRAP transporter large permease: protein MATSIFGWLALLFAGMPVGFSLIFVALVFLVVTSSPGINFAAQQMLGGINNFTLLAVPFFVLTGHLMNSAGITERIFNFAKSMVGHVTGSLGHVNIMASLLFSGMSGSALADAGGLGQLEIKSMRDAKYDDDFAGGLTAASCIIGPLVPPSIPLVIYGVVSNTSIGALFLAGAIPGLLCCIALMVMSYFICKKRGYMTLPKASRKAQLTSFKEAFLSLLTPVIIIGGIFSGKFTPTEAAVVSSLYALFLGTVVYKQLTISGFIDALKDTINTTAVVALMVMGVTVFGWIVAREQLPQMLAEYFLTISENPLVLLLLINLLLLFLGTFIESLALLLLLVPFLVPVASAVGIDPVHFGVMAILNLMIGILTPPMGMALYVVSRVGDIPFHTLTRGVIPLLVPLFIVLILVVVFPQITLFLPELFLNYGQ from the coding sequence ATGGCAACTTCAATTTTTGGCTGGTTAGCGCTGTTATTTGCAGGTATGCCAGTGGGTTTTTCACTCATTTTTGTTGCTTTGGTTTTTCTGGTTGTCACCAGTAGCCCAGGTATCAATTTTGCGGCGCAGCAAATGCTGGGCGGCATTAATAATTTCACACTTTTAGCGGTGCCTTTTTTTGTTCTAACAGGGCATTTAATGAACAGTGCAGGCATTACCGAACGTATTTTTAACTTTGCAAAATCCATGGTCGGGCATGTGACGGGTAGCCTTGGGCATGTGAATATTATGGCGAGTTTGTTGTTCTCAGGCATGTCGGGTTCTGCGCTTGCTGATGCCGGAGGGCTTGGTCAGCTCGAGATAAAATCAATGCGAGACGCCAAGTATGATGATGACTTTGCTGGTGGGTTAACGGCGGCTTCGTGCATTATTGGTCCTTTAGTTCCTCCTTCTATCCCATTGGTGATTTACGGTGTCGTCTCAAACACGTCAATTGGTGCGCTGTTTTTGGCTGGTGCCATTCCAGGTCTTCTTTGTTGTATCGCGCTGATGGTGATGAGTTACTTCATCTGTAAAAAGCGCGGCTACATGACGCTACCCAAAGCCTCGCGCAAAGCTCAGCTCACCTCATTCAAAGAAGCATTTTTGTCTTTGCTGACGCCAGTGATCATCATTGGAGGCATTTTTTCCGGTAAGTTCACGCCAACAGAAGCGGCTGTTGTTTCGTCTTTATATGCTCTTTTTTTGGGTACGGTTGTATATAAGCAGCTCACCATTAGTGGGTTTATTGATGCTCTAAAAGACACCATAAACACAACAGCGGTGGTTGCCTTGATGGTGATGGGGGTAACGGTATTTGGTTGGATTGTGGCGCGGGAGCAATTGCCTCAAATGCTGGCTGAATACTTCCTTACCATCAGCGAAAATCCTTTGGTTCTGCTACTTCTGATTAATCTGCTCTTGCTTTTCCTCGGTACATTTATTGAATCGTTAGCCCTTCTTCTGCTACTGGTTCCGTTTTTGGTGCCTGTGGCCAGTGCGGTAGGAATTGACCCCGTTCATTTTGGCGTGATGGCGATCCTCAATTTGATGATCGGGATATTAACGCCACCAATGGGAATGGCGCTTTATGTTGTATCTCGAGTGGGTGATATCCCATTCCACACCTTAACCCGAGGAGTTATTCCCTTGCTGGTACCGCTCTTTATTGTGTTGATTCTCGTGGTGGTCTTTCCTCAAATCACTCTGTTCCTTCCAGAGTTGTTTCTCAACTACGGACAATAA
- a CDS encoding TRAP transporter small permease, whose amino-acid sequence MLQKITRNIEEIITVPLMLVLLVVLTWQIGTRWLLDDPSLWSEELARVLFMYMALIGCAIAIKSSTHVNITFFSDKLPEKVRLILVLSLELAVLLSIFAIIYLGYQHVQRTAFFELITLEISSKWMNYSLPLGGLFMVVRQLQKMVGLVTDFRHTHRSVNAESK is encoded by the coding sequence ATGCTACAAAAGATCACAAGAAATATTGAAGAAATCATCACGGTACCACTGATGCTCGTTTTACTGGTTGTGCTCACTTGGCAAATCGGGACACGTTGGTTATTAGATGATCCTTCTTTATGGAGCGAAGAACTGGCGAGAGTGTTGTTTATGTACATGGCACTGATTGGATGTGCTATCGCCATTAAAAGCAGCACTCACGTTAACATTACGTTCTTTTCAGACAAACTGCCCGAGAAGGTCCGCCTGATTTTGGTGCTTTCTCTTGAGTTGGCAGTACTCCTTTCCATTTTTGCCATTATCTACCTTGGCTATCAACACGTTCAGCGAACGGCGTTTTTTGAATTGATCACGCTGGAGATCTCAAGCAAATGGATGAATTACAGCTTGCCCCTAGGGGGACTGTTTATGGTCGTTCGCCAACTGCAAAAGATGGTCGGTCTAGTGACTGATTTTCGCCACACTCACCGTTCAGTAAACGCTGAAAGCAAATAA
- a CDS encoding sialic acid TRAP transporter substrate-binding protein SiaP, with product MKAINKLTLAMLALGCALSAQAATTLKMGMQASVGSVEYTSAKLLADTIEEMSKGELKITLYPSAQLGDDRAMLQQLSLGDLDITYAEFGRMGLWIPRAEAVTLPYVAKDYEHLRRMFDSEFGQGIRQEMLTKFQWRALDTWYNGTRQTTSNRPLKSISDFKGLKLRVPNAKPNLNYAKLSGASPTPMAFSEVYLALQTNAVDGQENPLPTIKTMKFYEVQENLALTNHIVNDQMVIISENTWQKLSSDQQKIVSDAVAKAGEAHTASVKKQESELVSFFESKGVNVTYPELSPFREAMQPLYAEFEEKVGQPIVKQLAAM from the coding sequence ATGAAAGCCATCAATAAATTGACCTTGGCAATGCTGGCACTTGGATGTGCTCTATCAGCCCAAGCGGCGACTACATTGAAAATGGGAATGCAGGCGTCTGTTGGTTCTGTTGAATACACATCGGCCAAGCTTTTAGCCGATACAATCGAAGAAATGAGTAAAGGCGAGTTGAAGATTACGTTGTACCCGAGTGCACAACTTGGCGACGACCGTGCGATGTTACAGCAATTGTCACTTGGTGATCTGGATATCACCTATGCAGAATTTGGACGCATGGGGCTTTGGATACCAAGAGCGGAAGCGGTCACCCTCCCGTACGTAGCAAAAGATTATGAGCACCTTCGTCGTATGTTTGATTCGGAGTTTGGTCAGGGAATTCGACAAGAAATGCTGACGAAGTTCCAATGGCGAGCGCTGGATACATGGTACAACGGCACTCGACAAACAACCTCTAATCGACCATTAAAGTCGATCAGCGATTTTAAAGGGTTAAAGCTGCGTGTGCCGAATGCAAAACCTAACTTGAATTACGCTAAGTTGTCTGGCGCTTCACCAACACCAATGGCGTTTTCAGAAGTGTACCTTGCGTTGCAAACCAACGCAGTAGACGGGCAAGAAAACCCGTTACCAACCATCAAGACGATGAAGTTTTATGAGGTACAAGAAAATCTAGCCCTCACCAACCATATCGTGAACGACCAAATGGTCATCATTTCTGAAAATACGTGGCAGAAGCTGTCTAGCGATCAGCAAAAAATCGTTTCGGATGCTGTTGCTAAAGCAGGAGAAGCGCATACCGCTTCCGTGAAAAAGCAAGAGTCTGAATTGGTTTCTTTCTTTGAATCGAAAGGTGTGAACGTGACTTACCCAGAGCTTTCACCGTTCCGCGAGGCGATGCAACCTTTGTACGCCGAGTTTGAAGAGAAAGTGGGTCAACCTATTGTGAAGCAACTTGCTGCAATGTAA